One window of Halopseudomonas maritima genomic DNA carries:
- the metF gene encoding methylenetetrahydrofolate reductase [NAD(P)H], whose product MTNRNIPINFEFFPPKTEAGQAKLVAVANVLADEQPEFFSVTYGAGGSTRDGTRRTVLQLNNEVGVPAAPHLSCVGDSREDLRTLLNDYRAQGIQRIVALRGDLPSGMGHASGELRYANELVEFIRAETGDHFKLEVAAYPESHPQAPNFETDLKNFIRKAQAGADSAITQYFFNADCYFHFVDRVRQAGVDIPIIPGIMPITNYSKLARFSDACGAEIPRWIRKQLEAYGDDSDSIKAFGTEVISQLCERLIEGGAPGLHFYTLNQAEPTVAVLRNLRG is encoded by the coding sequence ATGACCAACAGAAACATTCCCATCAACTTCGAGTTCTTCCCGCCGAAGACCGAAGCAGGCCAGGCCAAGCTGGTTGCGGTAGCCAATGTGCTGGCCGATGAGCAGCCCGAGTTCTTTTCCGTCACCTACGGTGCCGGTGGCTCGACCCGTGACGGCACCCGCCGCACCGTGCTGCAGCTGAACAACGAGGTTGGCGTGCCGGCAGCGCCGCACCTGTCCTGCGTGGGTGACTCGCGCGAGGATTTGCGCACCCTGCTGAACGACTACCGCGCCCAAGGCATCCAGCGCATTGTTGCCCTGCGTGGCGATCTGCCCTCCGGTATGGGCCACGCCAGTGGCGAGCTGCGCTACGCCAATGAGCTGGTGGAGTTCATTCGCGCCGAGACCGGCGATCACTTCAAGCTGGAAGTCGCCGCCTACCCGGAATCCCATCCGCAGGCGCCGAACTTTGAGACCGACCTGAAGAACTTCATCCGCAAAGCCCAGGCCGGTGCCGACAGCGCCATCACCCAGTACTTCTTCAACGCCGACTGCTACTTCCACTTTGTCGATCGCGTGCGCCAGGCTGGTGTTGATATCCCGATCATCCCGGGCATCATGCCGATCACCAACTACAGCAAGCTGGCGCGCTTCTCCGACGCCTGCGGCGCCGAGATTCCGCGCTGGATCCGCAAGCAGCTGGAGGCCTACGGTGATGACAGCGACAGCATCAAAGCCTTCGGCACCGAGGTGATCAGCCAGCTGTGCGAGCGCCTGATCGAGGGCGGCGCACCGGGTCTGCACTTCTATACCCTGAACCAGGCCGAGCCCACCGTCGCGGTCCTGCGCAACCTGCGCGGCTAA
- the ahcY gene encoding adenosylhomocysteinase, with product MSAVINNAFTDYKVADISLADWGRREVIIAESEMPALMGLRRKYAGEQPLKGAKILGCIHMTIQTAVLIETLTALGAEVRWSSCNIFSTQDQAAAAIAAAGIPVFAWKGETEEEYEWCIEQTILKDGQPWDANMVLDDGGDLTEILHKKYPAMLDKIHGITEETTTGVHRLLDMLKAGTLKVPAINVNDSVTKSKNDNKYGCRHSLNDAIKRGTDHLLSGKQALVVGYGDVGKGSAQSLRQEGMIVKVSEIDPICAMQACMDGFELVSPYLNGINDGTDACIDTALLGKIDLIVTTTGNANVCDAGMLKALKKRAVVCNIGHFDNEIDTAFMRANWGWEEVKPQVHKIHRTGKSIDASNDDYLILLAEGRLVNLGNATGHPSRIMDGSFANQVLAQIHLFERKFADQSAADKAAALTVEVLPKKLDEEVALEMVKGFGGVVTQLTKTQADYIGVTVEGPFKPESYRY from the coding sequence ATGAGTGCCGTGATCAACAACGCCTTCACCGACTACAAGGTCGCTGACATCAGCCTGGCCGACTGGGGCCGCCGCGAAGTCATCATCGCCGAGTCGGAAATGCCCGCACTGATGGGCCTGCGTCGCAAGTACGCCGGCGAGCAGCCGCTCAAGGGCGCCAAGATTCTGGGCTGCATCCACATGACCATCCAGACCGCCGTGCTGATCGAAACCCTGACTGCGCTGGGTGCCGAAGTACGCTGGTCTTCCTGCAACATCTTCTCTACCCAGGATCAGGCTGCCGCCGCCATCGCCGCTGCCGGTATCCCGGTATTTGCCTGGAAAGGCGAGACCGAAGAGGAGTACGAGTGGTGCATCGAGCAGACCATCCTCAAGGACGGCCAGCCGTGGGACGCCAACATGGTGCTGGACGACGGCGGTGACCTGACCGAAATCCTGCACAAGAAGTACCCGGCCATGCTGGACAAGATCCACGGCATCACCGAAGAAACCACCACCGGTGTGCACCGTCTGCTGGACATGCTCAAAGCTGGCACCCTGAAAGTCCCGGCGATCAACGTCAACGACTCGGTCACCAAGAGCAAGAACGACAACAAGTACGGCTGCCGTCACAGCCTGAACGATGCCATCAAGCGCGGTACCGACCACCTGCTGTCCGGCAAGCAGGCGCTGGTTGTCGGTTACGGCGACGTGGGCAAGGGCTCTGCGCAGTCGCTGCGTCAGGAAGGCATGATCGTCAAGGTTTCCGAGATCGACCCGATCTGCGCCATGCAGGCCTGCATGGACGGCTTTGAGCTGGTTTCTCCGTACCTGAACGGCATCAATGACGGCACCGACGCCTGCATCGACACCGCCCTGCTCGGCAAGATCGACCTGATTGTCACCACCACCGGCAACGCCAATGTCTGCGACGCCGGCATGCTCAAAGCACTGAAAAAGCGCGCCGTGGTCTGCAACATCGGTCACTTCGACAACGAGATCGACACCGCCTTCATGCGCGCCAACTGGGGCTGGGAAGAGGTCAAGCCGCAGGTGCACAAGATCCACCGCACCGGCAAGAGCATCGACGCCAGCAACGACGACTACCTGATCCTGCTGGCCGAAGGCCGCCTGGTGAACCTGGGCAACGCGACCGGCCACCCCTCGCGCATCATGGACGGCTCCTTCGCCAACCAGGTACTGGCCCAGATCCACCTGTTCGAGCGCAAGTTTGCCGACCAGTCTGCTGCCGACAAGGCCGCCGCACTGACCGTGGAAGTGCTGCCGAAGAAGCTGGACGAAGAAGTCGCACTGGAAATGGTCAAGGGCTTCGGTGGCGTTGTCACCCAGCTGACCAAAACCCAGGCCGACTACATCGGCGTCACCGTCGAAGGCCCGTTCAAGCCTGAGAGCTATCGGTACTAA
- a CDS encoding c-type cytochrome: MTSVPYRKLVVALLLGAAMTGCSNEPDPNSHEGKRQALFKQMLRQTEPMAGMLTGRVTPSMGEFMSKADTLAELADQPWQHFPTPGDDPEPNRTKDTVWSDPEGFALAIDDFKTKVADLHAVTSIGIKSLDQAADELRAVQQSCKSCHDSYRQ; the protein is encoded by the coding sequence ATGACCTCTGTTCCATACCGAAAACTCGTTGTTGCCCTGTTGCTTGGTGCGGCTATGACCGGCTGTAGCAACGAGCCTGATCCCAATTCGCACGAAGGCAAACGCCAAGCACTGTTCAAGCAGATGCTGCGCCAGACCGAGCCAATGGCCGGCATGCTGACCGGTCGCGTTACGCCCAGCATGGGCGAGTTCATGAGCAAGGCCGATACCCTGGCCGAGCTTGCTGACCAGCCCTGGCAGCACTTCCCCACGCCGGGCGATGACCCGGAGCCGAATCGCACCAAGGACACCGTCTGGTCCGACCCTGAAGGCTTTGCCCTGGCCATTGATGACTTCAAGACCAAGGTCGCCGACCTGCATGCCGTTACCTCTATCGGCATCAAATCCCTGGACCAGGCAGCCGATGAGCTGCGTGCGGTCCAGCAGTCCTGCAAGAGTTGTCATGACAGCTATCGCCAATAA
- the metK gene encoding methionine adenosyltransferase encodes MSDYSIFTSESVSEGHPDKLADQISDAVLDAILAEDKFARVACETMVKTGVAIVGGEITTSAWVDLEDLVRSVIKDIGYTSSEVGYDADTCGVINIIGKQSPDIAQGVDRQKPEDQGAGDQGLMFGYASNETDVLMPAPITFAHRLVERQAEARKNGTLSWLRPDAKSQVTCRYENGIVTGIDAIVLSTQHNPDISQADLREAVMEEIVKQVIPAELLHADTQYHINPTGKFVIGGPVGDCGLTGRKIIVDTYGGMARHGGGAFSGKDPSKVDRSAAYAGRYVAKNIVAAGLADKCEIQVSYAIGVAQPTSVSINTFGTGKISDEKIIQLVRQHFDLRPYAITRMLDLLHPMYRATAAYGHFGRNPFEMTVKGDTFTAFPWEKTDKADALRADA; translated from the coding sequence ATGAGCGATTATTCGATTTTCACTTCTGAATCCGTGTCCGAAGGCCATCCGGACAAACTCGCAGACCAGATCTCCGACGCGGTACTGGACGCCATTCTGGCGGAAGACAAGTTTGCCCGCGTGGCCTGCGAAACCATGGTCAAGACCGGTGTGGCGATCGTCGGCGGTGAAATCACCACCAGCGCCTGGGTTGATCTGGAAGACCTGGTACGCAGCGTCATCAAAGATATCGGCTACACCTCCTCCGAGGTCGGTTACGACGCCGACACCTGCGGCGTGATCAACATCATCGGCAAGCAGTCGCCGGACATCGCCCAGGGCGTTGACCGGCAGAAGCCGGAAGATCAGGGCGCCGGCGACCAGGGCCTGATGTTCGGCTACGCCAGCAACGAAACCGACGTGCTGATGCCGGCGCCGATCACCTTCGCCCACCGCCTGGTCGAGCGTCAGGCCGAAGCCCGCAAGAACGGCACCCTCAGCTGGCTGCGCCCGGACGCCAAGTCGCAGGTTACCTGCCGCTACGAAAACGGCATCGTCACCGGTATCGACGCCATCGTGCTGTCGACCCAGCACAACCCGGACATCAGCCAGGCCGATCTGCGCGAAGCGGTGATGGAAGAGATCGTCAAGCAGGTGATCCCGGCCGAGCTGCTGCACGCAGACACCCAGTACCACATCAACCCGACCGGCAAGTTCGTCATCGGCGGCCCGGTGGGCGACTGCGGCCTGACCGGTCGCAAGATCATCGTCGACACCTACGGCGGCATGGCGCGCCACGGCGGCGGCGCGTTCTCCGGCAAGGATCCGTCCAAGGTTGACCGCAGCGCCGCCTATGCCGGCCGCTACGTCGCCAAGAACATTGTGGCTGCCGGCCTGGCCGACAAGTGCGAGATTCAGGTCTCCTACGCCATCGGCGTAGCGCAGCCGACCTCGGTGTCGATCAACACCTTCGGCACCGGCAAGATCAGCGACGAGAAGATCATCCAGCTGGTGCGTCAGCACTTCGACCTGCGCCCGTACGCGATCACCCGCATGCTCGACCTGCTACACCCGATGTACCGCGCCACCGCCGCCTACGGCCACTTCGGCCGCAACCCCTTCGAGATGACGGTCAAGGGCGACACCTTCACCGCCTTCCCGTGGGAGAAGACGGACAAGGCTGACGCGCTGCGCGCGGACGCCTGA
- a CDS encoding ArsR/SmtB family transcription factor — protein MIHVARIPAAKPSQTDDLAAFCKAAGDALRLDILRVLRSDSFGVLELAQIFDMRQSGMSHHLKVLANAGLVSTRREGNSIFYRRSLPVSEQPWHRLHSQLLSELDDQPDDTQLQQAIAAVHAQRAELSRQVFARFADGTPAQQDLIAHFGIYREPLLSLIDALPLPATQLAIEIGPGEGGFLPSLASRFQRVIALDNADAMLERARQQCNEAGLNNVDCLLADALQPQQLPAADCVVCNMVLHHMPAPADALKRFAALLKPGGSLVLTELCSHDQSWVRDSCGDLWLGFDQDDIARWAEVAGLRPGNSQYLGLRNGFQLQLLQLAKPDSPSPEDRKDP, from the coding sequence ATGATCCATGTTGCGCGCATTCCCGCCGCCAAACCCAGCCAGACAGACGACCTCGCCGCCTTTTGCAAGGCAGCGGGCGATGCGCTGCGACTGGATATCCTGCGCGTGCTGCGCAGCGACTCCTTTGGCGTACTGGAACTGGCGCAGATCTTCGACATGCGCCAATCCGGCATGAGCCACCACCTCAAGGTGCTGGCCAACGCGGGCCTGGTCAGCACCCGGCGCGAAGGCAACTCAATCTTCTACCGCCGCAGCCTGCCGGTCAGCGAGCAGCCCTGGCATCGCCTGCACAGCCAACTGTTGAGCGAGCTCGACGACCAGCCTGATGACACCCAGCTGCAGCAGGCCATTGCCGCCGTGCACGCCCAGCGCGCCGAGCTGTCACGTCAGGTGTTTGCCCGCTTTGCCGACGGCACCCCGGCGCAGCAGGATCTGATCGCGCACTTCGGCATCTACCGCGAGCCGCTGCTGAGCCTGATCGACGCCCTGCCGCTGCCCGCCACACAGCTGGCCATCGAAATCGGCCCGGGCGAAGGCGGTTTTTTGCCCAGTCTGGCCAGCCGCTTCCAGCGTGTCATCGCGCTCGACAACGCCGACGCCATGCTCGAGCGCGCGCGCCAGCAATGTAATGAAGCAGGCCTGAACAACGTCGACTGCCTGCTGGCCGACGCCCTCCAGCCCCAGCAATTACCCGCCGCCGACTGCGTGGTGTGCAATATGGTGCTGCACCACATGCCGGCGCCCGCCGACGCGCTCAAGCGCTTTGCCGCGCTGCTCAAGCCCGGTGGCAGCCTGGTGCTGACCGAACTGTGCAGCCACGACCAAAGCTGGGTGCGCGACAGCTGCGGCGATCTCTGGCTAGGCTTTGATCAAGACGATATTGCACGCTGGGCCGAGGTTGCCGGACTGCGTCCGGGCAACAGCCAGTATCTCGGCCTACGCAACGGCTTTCAGCTGCAACTGTTGCAGTTGGCCAAACCCGATTCCCCTTCTCCCGAGGACAGGAAAGACCCATGA
- the tkt gene encoding transketolase, whose product MPSRRDRANAIRALSMDAVQKANSGHPGAPMGMADIAEVLWRDYLKHNPANPNFADRDRFVLSNGHGSMLIYSLLHLTGYDVSIDDIKNFRQLHSKTPGHPEYGYTPGVETTTGPLGQGIANAVGMAIAEKVLAAQFNREGHEVVDHNTYVFLGDGCMMEGISHEVSSLAGTLGLGKLVAFYDDNGISIDGEVEGWFTDDTPKRFESYGWQVIRNVDGHDADEIKTAIDTARKNTEQPTLICCKTIIGFGSPNKQGKEECHGAALGEAEIAATREALNWPHAAFEIPADIKAEWDAHDAGAKAEAAWNDKFAAYQAAFPELAAELQRRLAGDLPADFSEKADAYIAEVVAKEETIASRKASQNTLNAFGPLLPEMLGGSADLAGSNLTLWKGCKGVEAADASGNYLFYGVREFGMTAIMNGIALHGGFVPYGATFLIFMEYARNAVRMSALMKQRVIHVYTHDSIGLGEDGPTHQPIEQLASLRGTPNLDTWRPADAVESAIAWKYALQRADGPSALIFSRQNLPHQSRDAEQLANVARGGYVLKDCDGEPELILIATGSEVGLAVNAWTALTEQGRKVRVVSMPSTSVFDQQDAAYKQSVLPLEVGARIAIEASHADFWYKYVGLDGRIIGMQSFGESAPAAALFEEFGFTLDNVLAAAQELLED is encoded by the coding sequence ATGCCCAGTCGTCGTGACCGTGCCAATGCCATTCGTGCCCTCAGCATGGATGCCGTGCAGAAAGCCAATAGCGGCCACCCCGGTGCGCCCATGGGTATGGCGGATATCGCCGAAGTCCTGTGGCGTGACTATCTGAAGCACAATCCGGCCAACCCGAACTTCGCTGATCGCGACCGCTTTGTGCTGTCCAACGGTCACGGCTCCATGTTGATCTACTCGCTGCTGCACCTGACCGGCTATGACGTCAGTATCGACGACATCAAAAACTTCCGTCAGCTGCACAGCAAAACCCCGGGCCACCCGGAGTACGGTTACACCCCGGGTGTCGAAACCACCACCGGCCCGCTGGGCCAGGGCATTGCCAACGCCGTGGGCATGGCGATTGCCGAGAAGGTGCTGGCCGCGCAGTTCAATCGTGAAGGCCACGAGGTGGTTGACCACAACACCTATGTGTTCCTGGGCGACGGCTGCATGATGGAGGGCATCTCCCATGAAGTGTCGTCACTGGCAGGCACCCTGGGTCTGGGCAAGCTGGTTGCCTTCTATGACGACAACGGCATCTCCATTGACGGTGAAGTGGAAGGCTGGTTCACCGACGACACGCCCAAGCGTTTCGAGTCCTACGGCTGGCAGGTGATCCGCAATGTCGACGGCCACGACGCCGACGAGATCAAGACCGCCATCGACACCGCGCGCAAGAACACCGAGCAGCCGACCCTGATCTGCTGCAAGACCATCATCGGTTTCGGCTCGCCGAACAAGCAGGGCAAGGAAGAGTGTCACGGTGCCGCACTGGGCGAGGCGGAAATCGCCGCTACCCGTGAAGCGCTGAACTGGCCGCACGCGGCGTTTGAAATCCCGGCTGATATCAAGGCCGAGTGGGATGCCCACGACGCCGGTGCCAAAGCTGAAGCCGCCTGGAATGACAAGTTCGCCGCCTATCAGGCTGCCTTCCCGGAACTGGCTGCCGAGTTGCAGCGCCGCCTGGCAGGTGACCTGCCGGCCGATTTCAGCGAAAAGGCTGATGCCTACATCGCCGAGGTGGTCGCCAAGGAAGAAACCATCGCCAGCCGCAAGGCCAGCCAGAACACCCTGAATGCCTTTGGCCCGCTGCTGCCGGAAATGCTCGGCGGCTCGGCTGACCTGGCCGGCTCCAACCTGACCCTGTGGAAGGGCTGCAAGGGTGTTGAGGCGGCGGATGCTTCGGGTAACTACCTGTTCTACGGCGTGCGCGAATTCGGCATGACCGCGATCATGAACGGCATCGCCCTGCACGGCGGCTTTGTGCCCTACGGCGCGACCTTCCTGATCTTCATGGAATACGCTCGCAACGCGGTGCGCATGTCGGCGCTGATGAAGCAGCGCGTGATCCACGTCTACACCCACGACTCCATCGGTTTGGGCGAAGACGGCCCGACCCACCAGCCGATCGAGCAGCTGGCCAGCCTGCGTGGCACGCCGAATCTGGATACCTGGCGCCCGGCAGATGCGGTTGAGTCGGCGATTGCCTGGAAGTACGCGCTGCAGCGTGCTGACGGCCCGAGCGCGCTGATCTTCTCGCGTCAGAACCTGCCGCACCAGAGCCGCGACGCCGAGCAGCTGGCCAACGTGGCCCGTGGTGGTTACGTGCTGAAGGACTGCGACGGCGAGCCCGAGCTGATCCTGATTGCTACCGGCTCCGAAGTAGGGCTAGCGGTGAACGCCTGGACTGCGCTGACCGAACAGGGCCGCAAGGTGCGCGTTGTATCCATGCCGTCCACCAGTGTGTTCGACCAGCAGGACGCAGCCTACAAGCAGTCGGTGCTGCCGCTGGAAGTGGGTGCACGCATCGCCATCGAAGCCTCCCACGCCGACTTCTGGTACAAGTACGTCGGCCTCGACGGCCGCATCATCGGCATGCAGAGCTTCGGCGAATCCGCTCCGGCTGCGGCGCTGTTCGAGGAATTCGGTTTCACCCTCGACAACGTCCTCGCCGCCGCGCAAGAGTTGTTGGAAGACTGA
- the epd gene encoding erythrose-4-phosphate dehydrogenase — protein MTSTPRRPPYRIALNGYGRIGRCVLRALHESAQADIEVVALNDLADRESIEYLTRFDSTHGRFPGQVQLQGEQLLINGQPIEVLRSAEPESVDWRALDIDLLLECSGQYTTREQGLRFVHAGVPRVLFSQPMVSEEAVDATLVYGVNHASLPADARLVSNASCTTNCSVPLLKLLNEAVGLEYVSITTIHSAMNDQPVIDAYHHADLRRTRSAFQSMIPVSTGLARGIERLLPELAGRIQAKAIRVPTVNVSALDITLQVARDTSADEVNALLRAAAEGDYAGLLDYTELPHASCDFNHDPHSAIVDGSQTRVSGPRLVNLLVWFDNEWGFANRMLDVARYWLSRSAN, from the coding sequence ATGACCTCGACACCTCGCCGTCCTCCCTACCGCATCGCCCTGAACGGTTACGGCCGGATCGGTCGTTGTGTGCTGCGCGCGCTGCACGAGTCGGCGCAGGCGGATATTGAAGTGGTGGCGTTGAATGATCTGGCTGACCGCGAGAGCATCGAGTACCTGACCCGCTTTGATTCGACCCACGGGCGCTTCCCAGGGCAGGTGCAGCTGCAGGGCGAGCAGTTGCTGATCAACGGCCAGCCCATCGAGGTGCTGCGCTCGGCTGAGCCCGAGAGCGTTGACTGGCGCGCGTTGGATATCGACCTGCTGCTGGAGTGCTCCGGGCAGTACACCACCCGCGAACAGGGTCTGCGCTTTGTGCATGCCGGCGTGCCGCGGGTGTTGTTCTCCCAGCCGATGGTCAGCGAGGAGGCGGTGGATGCCACCCTGGTGTACGGCGTTAATCACGCCAGCCTGCCGGCCGATGCGCGACTGGTATCCAACGCGTCCTGCACCACCAACTGCAGCGTGCCGCTGCTCAAGCTGCTGAACGAGGCGGTGGGGCTGGAGTACGTCTCCATTACCACCATTCACTCGGCGATGAACGACCAGCCGGTGATTGATGCCTATCACCACGCCGACCTGCGCCGTACGCGCTCGGCGTTCCAGTCGATGATTCCGGTCTCGACCGGGCTGGCGCGGGGTATCGAGCGTTTGCTGCCGGAGCTTGCCGGGCGTATTCAGGCCAAGGCCATCCGCGTGCCGACAGTCAACGTCTCGGCGCTGGATATCACCCTGCAGGTGGCGCGTGACACCAGCGCAGATGAAGTCAACGCGCTGCTACGTGCTGCCGCTGAGGGCGACTACGCTGGACTGCTCGATTACACCGAGCTGCCGCACGCCAGCTGTGATTTCAACCACGACCCGCACTCGGCGATTGTCGATGGTAGCCAGACCCGCGTCTCCGGGCCGCGGCTGGTAAACCTGCTGGTCTGGTTTGATAACGAGTGGGGTTTTGCCAACCGCATGCTGGATGTGGCGCGTTACTGGCTGTCGCGCTCAGCGAACTGA
- a CDS encoding phosphoglycerate kinase, whose protein sequence is MTVLTMSELDLNGQRVLIREDLNVPVKNGKVTSDARIVASLPTIKLALEKGAAVMVCSHLGRPEEGVFSEENSLAPVAAYLSEALGRDVPLVRDYLGGVEVKPGELVLLENVRFNKGEKKNTDELAQQYAALCDVFVMDAFGTAHRAQGSTHGVAKFAKVACAGPLLAAELDALAKALDKPARPMLAIVAGSKVSTKLDVLNALSEKCDQLIVGGGIANTFLAAAGYPVGKSLYEADLVDTAKAIAAKVSVPLPVDVVVASEFAETATATIKAVADVAEGDMILDIGPQTAALFGEMLKASGTILWNGPVGVFEFDQFGEGTKALALAIAAGDGFSIAGGGDTLAAIDKYGVADQISYISTGGGAFLEFVEGKVLPAVEILEARAQ, encoded by the coding sequence ATGACCGTATTGACCATGAGCGAGCTGGACCTGAATGGCCAGCGTGTACTGATTCGTGAAGACCTCAACGTGCCGGTCAAGAACGGCAAGGTAACCAGCGATGCGCGTATCGTCGCCTCCCTGCCCACCATCAAGCTGGCGCTGGAAAAGGGCGCTGCCGTCATGGTCTGCTCGCACCTGGGCCGTCCGGAAGAGGGCGTGTTCAGCGAAGAAAACAGCCTGGCACCGGTTGCCGCCTACCTGAGCGAAGCGCTGGGCCGCGATGTGCCGCTGGTGCGTGACTATCTCGGCGGCGTCGAAGTCAAGCCGGGCGAGCTGGTGCTGCTGGAAAACGTGCGCTTCAACAAGGGTGAAAAGAAGAACACCGACGAGCTGGCTCAGCAGTATGCTGCGCTGTGCGACGTGTTCGTGATGGACGCCTTCGGCACCGCGCACCGCGCCCAGGGTTCGACCCACGGCGTTGCCAAGTTCGCCAAGGTTGCCTGCGCCGGCCCGCTGCTGGCTGCCGAGCTGGACGCACTGGCCAAGGCGCTGGACAAGCCCGCTCGTCCGATGCTGGCCATTGTTGCCGGCTCCAAGGTCTCGACCAAGCTGGATGTGCTGAACGCGCTGTCTGAGAAGTGCGACCAGCTGATCGTTGGCGGCGGTATTGCCAACACCTTCCTGGCGGCAGCCGGCTACCCGGTTGGCAAGTCGCTGTATGAGGCTGACCTGGTCGACACCGCCAAGGCGATTGCCGCCAAGGTCAGCGTGCCGCTGCCGGTTGACGTGGTGGTTGCCAGCGAGTTTGCCGAGACCGCTACTGCGACCATCAAGGCGGTAGCCGACGTGGCCGAAGGCGACATGATTCTCGACATCGGCCCGCAGACCGCTGCGCTGTTTGGTGAAATGCTCAAGGCCTCCGGCACCATCCTCTGGAACGGTCCGGTCGGTGTGTTCGAGTTTGACCAGTTTGGTGAAGGCACCAAGGCGCTGGCGCTGGCCATCGCTGCCGGTGACGGCTTCTCGATTGCTGGCGGTGGCGACACCCTGGCCGCGATCGACAAGTACGGCGTAGCCGACCAGATTTCCTACATCTCCACCGGTGGTGGCGCCTTCCTCGAGTTTGTCGAGGGCAAGGTACTGCCGGCGGTAGAGATTCTGGAAGCGCGAGCGCAGTAA
- the fba gene encoding class II fructose-bisphosphate aldolase (catalyzes the reversible aldol condensation of dihydroxyacetonephosphate and glyceraldehyde 3-phosphate in the Calvin cycle, glycolysis, and/or gluconeogenesis), translating to MALISLRQMLDHAAEYGYGVPAFNVNNLEQMRAIMEAADKTDSPVIVQASAGARKYAGAPFLRHLILAAIEEFPHIPVCMHQDHGTSPAVCQRSIQLGFSSVMMDGSLGTDGKTPTSYEYNVDVTRRTVEMAHACGVSVEGELGCLGSLETGMAGEEDGIGAEGVLDHSQLLTDPEEAADFVKQTGVDALAIAIGTSHGAYKFTKPPTGDTLSIQRIKEIHARIPDTHLVMHGSSSVPQEWLAIINEFGGEIPETYGVPVEEIVEGIKYGVRKVNIDTDLRLASTGAVRRFLAQNPSEFDPRKYLAKTVDAMRDVCIARYEAFGTAGNASKIKPISLDDMFERYARGELAPKVN from the coding sequence ATGGCCCTGATCAGCCTGCGCCAGATGCTCGACCACGCCGCCGAATACGGTTACGGCGTACCCGCTTTCAACGTCAACAACCTGGAGCAGATGCGCGCCATCATGGAAGCGGCGGACAAGACCGATTCCCCGGTGATCGTGCAGGCCTCTGCCGGTGCTCGCAAATACGCCGGTGCGCCTTTCCTGCGCCACCTGATTCTCGCGGCTATCGAAGAGTTTCCGCACATTCCGGTGTGTATGCACCAGGATCACGGCACCAGCCCGGCGGTATGCCAGCGCTCCATTCAGCTGGGTTTCTCCTCGGTGATGATGGATGGCTCGCTGGGTACAGACGGCAAGACCCCGACCAGCTACGAGTACAACGTTGACGTTACCCGTCGCACCGTTGAAATGGCCCACGCCTGCGGTGTGTCCGTCGAGGGTGAGCTGGGTTGCCTGGGCAGCCTGGAAACCGGCATGGCCGGTGAAGAAGACGGCATTGGCGCCGAAGGTGTGCTGGATCACAGCCAGTTGCTGACTGACCCGGAAGAAGCCGCTGACTTCGTCAAGCAAACCGGTGTGGATGCCCTGGCGATTGCCATCGGCACCAGCCACGGCGCTTACAAGTTCACCAAGCCGCCGACAGGCGACACCCTGTCGATCCAGCGCATCAAGGAAATTCACGCGCGCATCCCCGATACCCATCTGGTCATGCACGGTTCTTCCTCTGTGCCGCAGGAGTGGCTGGCGATCATCAACGAGTTTGGCGGCGAGATTCCGGAAACTTACGGTGTGCCGGTTGAAGAAATCGTTGAGGGCATCAAGTACGGCGTGCGCAAGGTCAATATCGATACCGACCTGCGTCTGGCTTCTACCGGTGCTGTGCGTCGTTTCCTGGCGCAGAACCCCAGCGAGTTCGATCCGCGCAAGTATCTGGCCAAGACCGTCGATGCCATGCGCGACGTCTGTATCGCCCGTTACGAAGCCTTTGGTACCGCCGGCAATGCGTCCAAGATCAAGCCGATCTCGCTGGACGACATGTTCGAGCGCTACGCCCGTGGCGAGCTGGCCCCCAAGGTCAACTAA